Proteins encoded together in one Marinobacter sp. Arc7-DN-1 window:
- a CDS encoding S41 family peptidase — MGHFNWPLTTGKQSIHVAPASRTFRGNLFVLTSELTASAAEIFVLSLLQHPRLTLIGEPTHGILSDTLERHLPNGWHLTLSNEIYRAYDGELYEDVGIPPHIRLYYLGRKGREEGKDPMLERVLKLAGA, encoded by the coding sequence GTGGGTCATTTTAATTGGCCACTAACAACCGGTAAACAGAGCATCCATGTCGCGCCTGCCAGCAGGACGTTCCGTGGCAACCTGTTTGTGCTGACCAGCGAGTTGACGGCCAGTGCTGCAGAAATCTTTGTGCTCTCGTTGCTGCAACATCCCCGCCTCACCCTGATTGGCGAGCCCACCCATGGCATCCTCTCCGATACCCTTGAGCGCCACCTGCCTAATGGCTGGCACCTGACCTTATCCAACGAGATCTACCGGGCCTACGACGGCGAGTTGTATGAAGATGTCGGTATCCCGCCCCATATCCGCCTGTATTACCTTGGCCGGAAGGGGCGAGAGGAGGGCAAGGACCCGATGTTGGAGCGGGTGCTTAAGCTGGCCGGGGCGTGA
- the istA gene encoding IS21 family transposase — translation MIHKIKALHDNGKGLSIRAISQELGLSRNTVRKYLRMEVDAISERFADPSRSKRLDDHRDYLVHLLQQFPKLSAVKIARKLQERVGELSASDRTIRRYVRVLKEEVASAQMRYYEPILDDVPGVQCQVDPGELRGVLIGGEERILHFVVFVLSFSRLMYVGLAFRPLDTQTFIQLHDEALRYFGGLPEECVYDQTKLVVINEQYRELTLNQRFHEYATTAGFRIHACEGYDPESKGKVEAGVKYVKQDCLYGEVFRDQEHVRQHVQDWLESVANVRIHGTTGEPPRERFERDEREHLEAYLSPACVQSVAHETRRADKTGLIAWKANKYSVPMAWQQARVGVLESGGQLHISDLNTGEVIASHALCADKGKVIKNTHHYRDHAQRVATLEGKINDLIGSDIGPRLCQQLKRSEPKIYKDQLVAARDLLKRHAPVDPALITTLAERPGMTATRLQSYLEAAQAAVLRERQPEPLSEPKETLDLSAYRHIGRSSGQGVTHEPA, via the coding sequence GTGATACACAAGATCAAGGCACTGCACGATAACGGCAAAGGGCTGTCGATCCGCGCCATCAGTCAGGAACTGGGGTTGTCCCGCAATACCGTTCGCAAGTACCTGCGGATGGAGGTGGATGCGATTTCAGAACGGTTTGCAGACCCCTCGCGGAGCAAGCGACTCGATGATCACCGGGATTATCTGGTGCATTTGCTCCAGCAGTTTCCCAAGCTCAGCGCCGTCAAGATTGCCCGCAAGCTGCAAGAGAGGGTTGGCGAGTTGTCGGCCTCGGATCGCACCATCCGACGCTATGTGCGGGTGCTTAAGGAGGAAGTGGCCTCGGCCCAGATGCGCTACTACGAACCCATTCTGGACGATGTGCCGGGTGTTCAGTGTCAGGTGGATCCGGGTGAGTTGCGCGGCGTGCTGATCGGTGGCGAAGAGCGGATTCTCCACTTCGTGGTGTTCGTGCTGTCCTTCTCACGGCTGATGTACGTGGGTCTGGCCTTCCGCCCGCTGGATACCCAGACGTTTATCCAGCTCCATGACGAAGCCCTGCGTTACTTCGGTGGCCTGCCAGAGGAGTGCGTCTACGATCAGACCAAGCTGGTGGTGATCAACGAGCAGTACCGGGAACTGACGCTAAACCAACGGTTCCATGAGTATGCCACCACGGCCGGGTTCCGGATCCATGCCTGCGAAGGCTATGACCCGGAGAGCAAGGGCAAGGTGGAAGCTGGCGTGAAGTACGTCAAGCAGGATTGCCTCTACGGTGAAGTCTTCCGGGACCAGGAGCACGTGCGCCAGCACGTGCAGGACTGGCTTGAGAGCGTAGCCAATGTCCGCATCCACGGCACCACCGGAGAACCACCCCGGGAACGCTTCGAACGGGATGAGCGAGAACACCTGGAGGCTTACCTGTCACCAGCTTGCGTGCAATCTGTGGCCCACGAGACACGTCGAGCCGACAAGACCGGCCTGATCGCCTGGAAGGCCAACAAGTACTCTGTGCCCATGGCCTGGCAGCAGGCCCGGGTGGGCGTTCTGGAGTCCGGCGGCCAACTCCACATCAGCGACCTGAACACAGGGGAAGTCATTGCCAGCCATGCTCTGTGTGCCGATAAAGGCAAGGTAATCAAGAACACCCACCACTACCGGGATCATGCCCAGCGGGTGGCCACCCTTGAGGGTAAGATCAACGACCTGATCGGCAGTGACATCGGGCCACGGTTGTGCCAACAGCTCAAGCGTTCCGAGCCCAAGATCTACAAGGACCAGCTGGTGGCTGCCCGTGACCTGCTCAAGCGCCATGCGCCCGTGGATCCGGCATTAATTACGACGCTGGCAGAGCGTCCCGGCATGACCGCGACACGGCTGCAAAGTTATCTGGAAGCAGCCCAGGCCGCCGTTCTCCGGGAGCGACAGCCGGAACCGCTATCGGAACCAAAAGAAACACTGGATCTGAGCGCTTACCGCCATATTGGCCGCTCCAGTGGCCAGGGGGTGACCCATGAGCCAGCTTGA
- the istB gene encoding IS21-like element helper ATPase IstB, translating to MSQLEQTVARYRSLRLSAAADELTNLLAEAEANEMSYLSFADRLAEHELTQRQDKRIRRNRKMAAFPAEKRLEGFDYRHQTTITKRQVNALLDFQFIDERNNLVFIGPPGVGKTHLAIGIGHKAVEAGYRVLFRNALDLVEELELAEMKGELKKRVSQLAKYDLLVIDELGYLPMTRQARYNLFQLINSLYEYRSIILTTNKDFTSWGEFFHDDNVAVPIIDRVIHHSHIFMLGGESYRLKQKTTG from the coding sequence ATGAGCCAGCTTGAACAGACCGTGGCCCGTTACCGCAGCCTGCGCCTGAGCGCGGCCGCCGACGAACTGACCAACCTGCTGGCCGAGGCTGAAGCCAACGAGATGTCCTATCTCAGCTTCGCGGACCGGCTTGCCGAGCACGAACTGACCCAGCGCCAGGACAAACGCATCCGCCGGAACCGGAAAATGGCTGCGTTCCCAGCGGAGAAGCGCCTGGAGGGCTTCGACTACCGGCACCAGACCACCATTACCAAACGCCAGGTCAATGCCTTGCTGGACTTCCAGTTCATCGACGAGCGAAACAACCTGGTGTTCATCGGTCCGCCCGGTGTAGGCAAGACCCACCTGGCCATCGGCATTGGCCACAAAGCTGTGGAGGCCGGCTACCGGGTGCTGTTCCGCAACGCTCTCGATCTGGTGGAAGAACTAGAGCTGGCCGAGATGAAGGGTGAGCTGAAAAAGCGGGTCAGCCAACTGGCCAAGTACGACCTGCTGGTCATCGATGAACTGGGTTACCTGCCCATGACGCGGCAGGCCCGGTACAACCTGTTCCAGCTGATCAACAGCCTGTACGAATACCGGTCCATCATCCTCACCACCAACAAGGACTTCACCAGTTGGGGCGAGTTCTTCCACGACGACAACGTGGCGGTGCCGATCATTGATCGGGTCATCCACCATTCACACATCTTTATGCTGGGAGGAGAAAGCTATCGGCTGAAGCAGAAAACGACAGGCTAG